From the genome of Streptomyces sp. NBC_01317, one region includes:
- a CDS encoding YciI family protein, translated as MPRFLMMVRIDENNAPAGGPSEELMRRMGELIEEMTKADVLVDTAGLLPTAQGVRIRQSGGKISVTDGPFTETKEVVGGYAIIQAADRDEAVVWARRFVEIHEAEWEIASEVREIVQG; from the coding sequence ATGCCGCGCTTTCTGATGATGGTCCGTATTGACGAGAACAACGCCCCCGCCGGCGGCCCCAGCGAGGAGCTGATGCGGCGCATGGGCGAGCTGATCGAGGAGATGACCAAGGCGGACGTCCTGGTGGACACCGCGGGGCTGCTGCCGACCGCGCAGGGGGTACGGATCCGGCAGAGCGGCGGGAAGATCTCCGTCACCGACGGGCCGTTCACCGAGACCAAGGAGGTCGTCGGCGGGTACGCGATCATCCAGGCGGCGGACCGGGACGAGGCGGTCGTGTGGGCCCGGCGCTTCGTGGAGATCCACGAGGCGGAGTGGGAGATCGCGAGCGAGGTGCGCGAGATCGTGCAGGGCTAG
- a CDS encoding FAD-binding protein: protein MTSAPNLPSGPRPFSPRDIRTLTVDVAGPVFLPGDDGYAEEATGFNRVVTHRPAVIVGAADAADVLSAVRFAGRYGRPVAVLATGHGPTGDVPEDAVMITTRRMTGLSIDAGERTVRVEAGVRWQQVVAEAAVHGLAPLVGSAADVGVVGYTLGGGLSVTMGRAFGWAADHVQWIDLVTADGELRHASRDSEDDLFWALRGGKGNFGVVTAMEFSLFPVTQLYAGALYFSGDDAREVLHAYQRFTTTAPEELMSSAVLLRLPDLPTLPDFMRGRLTAAVRFSWLGSEADGEELIAPLRAAAPVLLDTVTPRPFTEFDAISVDPPDGISSVEHFAVLDEVTPETIDALLEVAGPESDARVNVVDLRQLGGALSRYSGAPNVVGTRDAAFAVFAFAFVPPGEDPDGYRTVGSEVMERLEPWLSVRKHTNFLGADDVTSERVRLAFDAPTYARLQEIKAARDPGNMFRLNHNIPPAGSGAGVGSGSGS, encoded by the coding sequence ATGACCTCGGCACCGAACCTCCCCTCCGGCCCCCGGCCGTTCTCTCCCCGTGACATCCGCACGCTCACCGTCGATGTCGCGGGACCCGTCTTCCTCCCCGGTGACGACGGCTACGCCGAGGAGGCCACCGGCTTCAACCGCGTGGTCACCCACCGTCCCGCCGTGATCGTCGGCGCCGCGGACGCGGCGGACGTCCTGAGCGCGGTGCGCTTCGCGGGGCGGTACGGGCGTCCGGTCGCCGTCCTCGCCACCGGGCACGGCCCCACGGGGGACGTCCCCGAGGACGCCGTCATGATCACGACCCGCCGGATGACGGGGCTGTCGATCGACGCCGGGGAGCGTACGGTCCGGGTCGAGGCGGGGGTGCGCTGGCAGCAGGTCGTCGCCGAGGCCGCCGTCCACGGCCTGGCCCCGCTCGTCGGGTCCGCGGCGGACGTCGGCGTGGTCGGCTACACCCTCGGCGGCGGCCTCAGCGTGACCATGGGCCGGGCCTTCGGGTGGGCGGCCGACCACGTCCAGTGGATCGACCTGGTCACGGCGGACGGCGAGCTGCGCCACGCCTCCCGCGACTCCGAGGACGACCTCTTCTGGGCGCTGCGCGGCGGGAAGGGCAATTTCGGGGTGGTCACCGCGATGGAGTTCTCCCTCTTCCCGGTGACCCAGCTGTACGCGGGTGCCCTGTACTTCTCCGGTGACGACGCCCGGGAGGTGCTGCACGCGTACCAGCGGTTCACGACGACGGCCCCGGAAGAGCTGATGTCGTCCGCCGTCCTCCTACGCCTGCCCGACCTGCCCACGCTCCCGGACTTCATGCGGGGGCGGCTGACCGCGGCCGTACGGTTCTCCTGGCTCGGTTCGGAGGCCGACGGCGAGGAGCTGATCGCCCCGCTGCGGGCGGCGGCGCCGGTGCTGCTGGACACCGTGACCCCGCGCCCGTTCACGGAGTTCGACGCCATCAGCGTGGATCCGCCGGACGGGATCAGCTCGGTCGAGCACTTCGCGGTGCTGGACGAGGTGACGCCGGAGACCATCGACGCCCTTCTGGAGGTCGCGGGCCCGGAGTCCGACGCCCGGGTCAACGTCGTGGACCTGCGCCAGCTCGGTGGCGCGCTGAGCCGCTACTCCGGCGCGCCGAACGTGGTCGGGACCCGCGACGCGGCCTTCGCCGTCTTCGCCTTCGCGTTTGTCCCGCCCGGCGAGGACCCCGACGGGTACCGGACGGTCGGGAGCGAGGTGATGGAGCGGCTGGAGCCGTGGCTGAGCGTGCGGAAGCACACCAATTTCCTGGGGGCGGACGACGTCACGTCGGAGCGGGTACGGCTGGCCTTCGACGCGCCCACGTACGCACGGCTCCAGGAGATCAAGGCGGCCCGTGACCCGGGGAACATGTTCCGGCTGAACCACAACATCCCGCCGGCGGGGTCCGGGGCGGGCGTGGGGTCCGGATCCGGGTCGTAG
- the tsaD gene encoding tRNA (adenosine(37)-N6)-threonylcarbamoyltransferase complex transferase subunit TsaD, protein MADEPLVLGIETSCDETGVGIVRGTTLLADTVASSVDEHARFGGVVPEIASRAHLEAMVPTIERALKEAGVSARDLDGIAVTSGPGLAGALLVGVSAAKAYAYALGKPLYGVNHLASHICVDQLEHGPLPEPTMALLVSGGHSSLLLAPDITSDVRPMGATIDDAAGEAFDKIARVLHLGFPGGPVIDRLAKEGDPAAIAFPRGLTGPRDAPYDFSFSGLKTSVARWIEAKRNAGEDVPVRDVAASFQEAVVDVLTRKAVRACKDQGVDHLMIGGGVAANSRLRALAAERCERAGIRLRVPRPGLCTDNGAMVAALGAEMVARNRPASDWDLSADSSLPVTEPHVPGRTHANEPEPEPEPERDQDHGQGHGHGHGHDHDHVHELAKDNLY, encoded by the coding sequence ATGGCTGACGAACCTCTCGTCCTCGGTATCGAGACCTCCTGCGACGAGACAGGCGTCGGCATCGTGCGCGGTACGACCCTGCTCGCCGACACCGTCGCGTCGAGCGTCGACGAACACGCGCGCTTCGGCGGTGTGGTGCCCGAGATCGCCTCCCGGGCGCATCTGGAGGCGATGGTGCCGACCATCGAGCGCGCGCTCAAGGAGGCGGGCGTCAGCGCCCGCGACCTCGACGGGATCGCGGTGACGTCGGGCCCCGGCCTGGCGGGGGCGCTGCTGGTGGGGGTGTCGGCGGCGAAGGCGTACGCGTACGCGCTCGGCAAGCCGCTCTACGGCGTGAACCACCTGGCCTCCCACATCTGCGTCGACCAGCTGGAGCACGGCCCGCTGCCCGAGCCGACGATGGCGCTGCTGGTGAGCGGCGGCCACTCGTCGTTGCTGCTGGCGCCGGACATCACCTCCGACGTACGGCCCATGGGCGCGACCATCGACGACGCCGCGGGTGAGGCCTTCGACAAGATCGCGCGGGTGCTGCACCTGGGCTTCCCCGGAGGTCCGGTGATCGACCGGCTGGCCAAGGAGGGCGATCCGGCCGCGATCGCCTTCCCGCGCGGGCTGACCGGGCCGAGGGACGCGCCGTACGACTTCTCCTTCTCCGGGCTGAAGACGTCCGTGGCGCGCTGGATCGAGGCGAAGCGGAACGCGGGCGAGGACGTGCCCGTACGAGATGTGGCGGCGTCGTTCCAGGAGGCGGTCGTGGACGTGCTGACGCGGAAGGCGGTCCGCGCGTGCAAGGACCAGGGGGTCGATCATCTGATGATCGGCGGCGGGGTCGCCGCGAACTCGCGGCTGCGCGCGCTCGCCGCCGAGCGCTGCGAGCGCGCGGGCATCCGGCTGCGGGTGCCGCGCCCCGGGCTGTGCACGGACAACGGCGCGATGGTCGCGGCGCTGGGCGCGGAGATGGTGGCGCGGAATCGGCCGGCGTCGGACTGGGACCTCTCGGCGGATTCGTCGCTGCCGGTGACGGAGCCGCATGTGCCCGGTCGTACGCATGCCAATGAGCCTGAGCCTGAGCCTGAGCCTGAGCGTGATCAGGATCATGGGCAAGGACACGGGCATGGGCATGGGCACGACCATGACCACGTCCACGAGCTGGCTAAGGACAACCTCTACTGA
- the rimI gene encoding ribosomal protein S18-alanine N-acetyltransferase, which produces MRWWDIDPVLALEHDLFPEDAWSPGMFWSELAHARGPGATRRYVVAEAGGRIVGYAGLAAAGGLGDVQTIAAARDQWGTGLGSRLLTDLLQHASAAECEEVLLEVRVDNIRAQKLYERFGFEPIGFRRGYYQPGNVDALVMRLPMQGLHIQDVQGTGING; this is translated from the coding sequence ATGCGCTGGTGGGACATCGACCCCGTCCTCGCCCTCGAACACGACCTCTTCCCCGAGGACGCCTGGTCCCCCGGCATGTTCTGGTCCGAGCTGGCCCACGCGCGCGGCCCCGGTGCCACCCGCCGCTACGTCGTGGCCGAGGCCGGCGGCCGTATCGTCGGATACGCGGGACTCGCCGCCGCCGGGGGCCTCGGGGACGTACAGACCATCGCCGCCGCCCGCGACCAGTGGGGCACGGGCCTCGGCTCCCGCCTGCTGACCGACCTCCTCCAGCACGCCAGCGCCGCCGAGTGCGAAGAGGTGCTGCTCGAAGTGCGGGTCGACAACATACGGGCGCAGAAGCTGTACGAACGGTTCGGCTTCGAGCCCATCGGCTTCCGCCGCGGCTACTACCAGCCGGGCAATGTCGACGCGCTCGTGATGCGCCTGCCGATGCAGGGGCTCCACATACAAGACGTCCAAGGAACTGGGATCAATGGCTGA
- the tsaB gene encoding tRNA (adenosine(37)-N6)-threonylcarbamoyltransferase complex dimerization subunit type 1 TsaB translates to MLLLAVDTATPAVTVALHDGSSVLAAESQVDARRHGELLLPAVDRVLSEAGAGVGLGAVTDVVVGVGPGPYTGLRVGLVTALAFGSALGVPVHGLCTLDGLAYASGLEEPFVVATDARRKEVYWARYADARTRVSDPAVDRPADLTERVAGLPAVGAGAFLYPATFRDARAPEHQSAAALAGLAAELLAAGRTDDFLPPLPLYLRRPDAEVPKNYKVVTPK, encoded by the coding sequence GTGCTTCTGCTCGCCGTTGATACCGCCACGCCCGCCGTCACCGTCGCTCTTCACGACGGCTCCTCCGTCCTCGCCGCGGAGAGCCAGGTGGACGCGCGCCGCCACGGTGAGCTGCTGCTGCCCGCCGTGGACCGCGTCCTCTCCGAGGCGGGGGCGGGGGTGGGGCTCGGCGCCGTCACGGATGTGGTCGTCGGGGTCGGGCCCGGTCCGTACACCGGACTGCGGGTGGGTCTCGTCACGGCGCTGGCCTTCGGTTCCGCGCTCGGGGTGCCGGTGCACGGGCTCTGCACGCTGGACGGTCTCGCGTACGCCTCCGGCCTCGAAGAGCCCTTCGTCGTGGCCACCGACGCCCGGCGCAAGGAGGTCTACTGGGCGCGGTACGCGGATGCCCGTACCCGCGTGAGTGATCCGGCCGTCGACCGGCCCGCCGACCTCACCGAGCGGGTCGCCGGGCTGCCGGCCGTGGGTGCGGGCGCGTTCCTCTACCCGGCCACGTTCCGGGACGCCCGCGCCCCCGAGCACCAGTCGGCCGCCGCGCTCGCCGGGCTGGCGGCGGAGCTGCTGGCCGCGGGGCGGACGGACGACTTCCTGCCGCCGCTGCCCCTCTACCTCCGCAGGCCCGACGCCGAGGTGCCCAAGAACTACAAGGTGGTCACCCCGAAGTGA
- the tsaE gene encoding tRNA (adenosine(37)-N6)-threonylcarbamoyltransferase complex ATPase subunit type 1 TsaE, which yields MERPHSRATEPATGPEPATGPEPAAGPEPSASDGSSTSSLVLTVDSPERMRELGLGLAALVRPGDLVMLTGELGAGKTTLTRGLGEGLGVRGAVTSPTFVIARVHPSLVDGPALVHVDAYRLGGGLDEMEDLDLDVSLPDSVVVVEWGEGKVEELSDDRLHVLIDRVVGATDDDRREVTLTGVGARWANADLGSLVRPAR from the coding sequence ATGGAACGACCGCACAGCCGGGCAACTGAGCCCGCCACGGGACCTGAGCCGGCCACGGGACCTGAGCCCGCCGCAGGACCTGAGCCCTCGGCATCCGACGGCTCCAGCACCTCGTCGCTCGTCCTCACCGTCGATTCCCCCGAGCGCATGCGCGAGCTGGGCCTGGGGCTCGCGGCCTTGGTACGCCCGGGCGACCTGGTAATGCTCACCGGCGAGCTGGGCGCGGGCAAGACGACCCTGACGCGCGGGCTCGGCGAGGGGCTCGGGGTCCGGGGCGCCGTGACCTCCCCGACCTTCGTGATCGCCCGCGTGCACCCGTCCCTGGTGGACGGCCCCGCCCTGGTCCACGTGGACGCGTACCGGCTCGGCGGGGGTCTGGACGAGATGGAGGACCTCGACCTGGACGTCTCGCTGCCCGACTCGGTGGTGGTCGTGGAGTGGGGCGAGGGCAAGGTCGAGGAACTGTCCGACGACCGGCTCCACGTACTCATCGACCGCGTGGTCGGCGCCACGGACGACGACCGCCGCGAGGTCACCCTGACGGGTGTGGGTGCGCGGTGGGCGAACGCGGACCTGGGGTCGCTGGTGCGGCCGGCGCGCTGA
- a CDS encoding alpha/beta fold hydrolase has protein sequence MTESSAAGDVAQEVAALTSAATGNWRRAGVAGAAIGVIAAGAAAGVAIERLTVGRGMRKKARLALDSSGPYGGLRGTPGTALADDGTELYYEIDEAEAEETGKTGKAGKGGKGGKGGKGGKDGKAGKASAAAPRRRRLFGRRTPAPVTVVFSHGYCLNQDSWHFQRAALRGLVRTVHWDQRSHGRSARGASQRGPGAVPVTIDQIGRDLKAVLDAAAPEGPLVLVGHSMGGMTIMALADQYPELIRERVVGVAFVGTSSGKLGEVNYGLPLAGVNAVRRILPGVLKALGSQADLVERGRRATADLFAGLIKRYSFSSKDVDPAVVRFAERLIESTPIDVVAEFYPAFTDHDKTAALEVFLEVPALILAGVSDLVTPSSHSEAIADLLPDAELVLVPDAGHLVMLEHPEAVTDRLADLLARVGAVPTETNVGTYGTTAQPGN, from the coding sequence GTGACCGAGAGCAGCGCGGCCGGCGACGTGGCGCAGGAAGTGGCCGCCCTCACCTCCGCCGCCACCGGCAACTGGCGCCGGGCCGGCGTCGCCGGGGCCGCGATAGGCGTCATCGCCGCCGGCGCCGCTGCCGGTGTGGCGATCGAGCGGCTCACCGTCGGCCGGGGCATGCGCAAGAAGGCGCGGCTCGCGCTCGACTCGTCGGGGCCGTACGGCGGTCTGCGCGGCACCCCGGGCACGGCCCTCGCCGACGACGGTACGGAGCTGTACTACGAGATCGACGAGGCGGAGGCCGAGGAGACCGGCAAGACCGGCAAGGCGGGCAAGGGGGGCAAGGGGGGCAAGGGGGGCAAGGGGGGCAAGGACGGTAAGGCGGGCAAGGCGAGCGCCGCCGCGCCCCGGCGGCGCCGGCTCTTCGGGCGGCGTACGCCCGCGCCCGTCACCGTCGTCTTCAGCCACGGTTACTGCCTCAACCAGGACTCCTGGCACTTCCAGCGCGCCGCGCTGCGCGGACTCGTCCGTACCGTCCACTGGGACCAGCGCAGCCACGGACGGTCCGCGCGCGGGGCCTCCCAGCGGGGCCCCGGCGCCGTACCGGTCACCATCGACCAGATCGGCCGCGACCTCAAGGCCGTCCTCGACGCGGCGGCGCCCGAAGGGCCGCTCGTCCTCGTCGGCCACTCCATGGGGGGCATGACGATCATGGCTCTCGCCGACCAGTACCCCGAGCTGATAAGGGAACGGGTGGTCGGCGTCGCCTTCGTCGGTACGTCCAGCGGCAAGCTCGGCGAGGTCAACTACGGCCTCCCGCTCGCGGGCGTGAACGCGGTACGCCGGATCCTGCCCGGTGTGCTCAAGGCGCTCGGTTCGCAGGCCGACCTGGTCGAGCGGGGGCGGCGGGCGACCGCCGACCTGTTCGCGGGGCTGATCAAGCGGTACTCATTCAGCTCGAAGGACGTGGACCCCGCCGTCGTACGGTTCGCCGAGCGGCTCATCGAGAGCACGCCGATCGACGTGGTCGCGGAGTTCTACCCGGCCTTCACCGACCACGACAAGACGGCCGCGCTGGAGGTCTTCCTGGAGGTCCCGGCACTGATCCTGGCCGGGGTGAGCGACCTGGTGACCCCCAGCTCGCACAGCGAGGCCATCGCCGACCTGCTGCCGGACGCGGAGCTGGTGCTCGTACCGGACGCCGGGCACCTGGTGATGCTGGAACACCCGGAGGCCGTCACGGACCGGCTCGCCGACCTGCTGGCGCGCGTCGGCGCGGTGCCGACGGAGACTAACGTGGGCACTTATGGAACGACCGCACAGCCGGGCAACTGA
- the alr gene encoding alanine racemase, with the protein MTGNIQTPEAQPHDQPPLPPPRARAEIDLGALRGNVRALRARAQPGAALMAVVKSDAYGHGMVPVARAALEAGAGWLGTATPQEALALRAAGIRSRVLCWLWTPGDPWRAGIDADLDMGVSGMWAMREVAAAAREAGRPARIQLKADTGLGRNGCQPADWPALVAAALAAQDAGQVHVTGLWSHFACADEPGHPSIAAQLDLFHEMLAYAEKEGVEPEVRHIANSPATLTVPESHFDLVRTGIAMYGISPSPALGTPQDFGLRPVMTLSASVALVKQVPEGHGVSYGHHYVTPQRTNLGLVPLGYADGVPRHASGRGPVLVGDGGGAGGSGTRWRRVAGRVAMDQFVVDLGDDVVEPGTSAVLFGPGDRGEPTAEDWAEAAGTIAYEIVTRIGARVPRVYVNEVHDVNQVHDVNQVHDVNEVHDNKKTPRSPR; encoded by the coding sequence ATGACCGGAAACATTCAGACGCCCGAGGCTCAGCCGCACGACCAGCCCCCGCTCCCACCTCCCCGCGCCCGCGCCGAGATCGATCTCGGCGCCCTGCGGGGCAACGTACGAGCGCTTCGTGCCCGTGCTCAGCCCGGTGCTGCCCTGATGGCCGTCGTGAAGTCCGATGCGTACGGGCATGGGATGGTGCCCGTCGCCCGCGCCGCGCTCGAAGCCGGCGCCGGGTGGCTCGGGACCGCCACGCCGCAGGAGGCGCTCGCCCTGCGTGCCGCTGGGATTCGCAGTCGTGTCCTGTGCTGGCTCTGGACCCCCGGCGACCCCTGGCGCGCCGGTATCGACGCCGACCTCGACATGGGGGTCAGCGGCATGTGGGCCATGCGCGAGGTGGCCGCCGCCGCCCGGGAGGCCGGGCGGCCCGCCCGTATCCAGCTCAAGGCCGACACCGGCCTCGGCCGTAACGGCTGTCAGCCCGCCGACTGGCCCGCCCTCGTCGCCGCCGCCCTCGCCGCCCAGGACGCCGGCCAGGTCCACGTCACCGGCCTGTGGTCCCACTTCGCCTGCGCCGACGAGCCCGGCCACCCCTCCATCGCCGCCCAGCTCGACCTCTTCCACGAGATGCTCGCGTACGCCGAGAAGGAAGGCGTCGAGCCCGAGGTACGGCACATCGCCAACTCCCCGGCCACCCTCACCGTCCCCGAGTCGCACTTCGATCTCGTACGGACCGGCATCGCCATGTACGGCATCTCACCCAGCCCCGCGCTCGGCACCCCCCAGGACTTCGGCCTGCGGCCCGTCATGACCCTCTCCGCCTCCGTCGCCCTGGTCAAACAGGTCCCCGAGGGGCACGGCGTCAGTTACGGCCATCACTACGTCACCCCGCAGCGGACCAACCTCGGCCTCGTGCCCCTCGGGTACGCCGACGGCGTCCCCCGGCACGCCTCGGGCCGTGGGCCCGTGCTGGTCGGCGACGGCGGTGGCGCAGGGGGGAGCGGCACCCGCTGGCGGCGTGTCGCCGGGCGGGTCGCCATGGACCAGTTCGTCGTCGATCTCGGCGACGACGTCGTCGAGCCCGGCACCTCCGCCGTCCTCTTCGGCCCCGGCGATCGCGGTGAGCCGACGGCCGAGGACTGGGCCGAGGCCGCCGGGACCATCGCGTACGAGATCGTCACCCGCATCGGCGCGCGCGTTCCCCGCGTCTATGTCAATGAGGTCCACGACGTCAACCAGGTCCACGACGTCAACCAGGTCCACGACGTCAACGAGGTCCACGACAACAAGAAGACCCCGAGGAGCCCACGGTGA
- a CDS encoding NAD(P)H-hydrate dehydratase, producing MRTAYSVETVRNTERELMARLPEGALMQRAAAGLAAACADLLGGGSGVGPASGSAAGPGSVVGRRVYGSKVVVLAGSGANGGDALYAGARLAARGARVSAVLLAPDRTHEGGLSALLGKGGRVVDDPFEVLAVADLVLDGITGIGGHGGLRPDAVPVARAARGGSGVIVAVDLPSGVEADTGEVKGEALRADATVTFGAYKPGLLIDPAREYAGAVRLVDIGLGPYLPSVPELEALQHADVARLLPKPTGESDKYRRGVVGIVAGSARYPGAAVLAVAGALRGGAGAVRYVGPGGSTVIARYPETLVHDGPPSKAGRVQAWAVGPGLGDGPGVADVLASDVPVLVDADGLRALDPATVRARTAPTLLTPHAGEAAALLGVDRAEVESGRLAAVRELAARYGATVLLKGSTTLIASPDRSVPVRVNPTGTPWLATAGSGDVLSGLAGSLLASGLEARDAASAAAYLHGLAGRLASRGAPVAAHEVAEGVREAWRSVGGGE from the coding sequence ATGCGGACTGCTTACAGCGTGGAGACGGTACGGAACACCGAGCGGGAGCTGATGGCGCGGCTGCCGGAGGGCGCGCTGATGCAGCGCGCGGCGGCCGGGCTGGCGGCGGCCTGCGCGGACCTGCTGGGCGGTGGGTCGGGGGTGGGACCGGCGTCGGGCTCGGCGGCCGGGCCCGGGTCGGTGGTGGGGCGGCGGGTGTACGGGTCGAAGGTCGTCGTCCTGGCCGGGAGCGGCGCCAACGGCGGCGACGCGCTGTACGCGGGGGCGCGGCTGGCGGCCAGGGGGGCGCGGGTGTCGGCGGTGCTGCTGGCGCCGGACCGTACGCACGAAGGCGGCCTGTCGGCGCTGTTGGGCAAGGGCGGACGGGTCGTGGACGACCCGTTCGAGGTGCTGGCGGTGGCGGACCTGGTGCTGGACGGTATTACGGGCATCGGCGGGCACGGGGGGCTGCGCCCCGACGCGGTGCCGGTGGCGCGGGCGGCGCGCGGGGGGAGCGGGGTGATCGTCGCCGTGGACCTGCCGAGCGGGGTGGAGGCGGACACCGGTGAGGTGAAGGGGGAGGCGCTGCGGGCGGACGCGACGGTGACCTTCGGCGCGTACAAGCCGGGGCTGCTGATCGACCCGGCGCGCGAGTACGCGGGGGCGGTGCGGCTGGTGGACATCGGCCTGGGCCCGTACCTGCCGTCCGTACCGGAGTTGGAGGCGCTCCAGCACGCGGACGTGGCGCGGCTGTTGCCGAAACCGACGGGCGAGAGCGACAAGTACCGGCGGGGGGTGGTGGGGATCGTCGCCGGTTCCGCGAGGTATCCGGGCGCGGCGGTGCTGGCGGTGGCGGGTGCGCTGCGGGGTGGTGCGGGGGCGGTGCGGTACGTGGGGCCCGGCGGGAGCACGGTGATCGCCCGCTACCCGGAGACGCTGGTGCACGACGGCCCGCCGTCGAAGGCGGGCCGGGTGCAGGCGTGGGCGGTGGGCCCGGGGCTGGGCGACGGACCGGGCGTGGCGGACGTACTGGCGTCGGACGTCCCGGTCCTGGTCGACGCGGACGGTCTGCGCGCGCTGGACCCGGCGACGGTACGGGCGCGTACCGCGCCGACCCTGCTCACCCCGCACGCGGGGGAGGCGGCGGCGCTGCTGGGGGTGGACCGCGCGGAGGTGGAGTCGGGCCGGCTGGCGGCGGTACGGGAACTGGCGGCACGGTACGGCGCGACGGTGCTGCTCAAGGGCTCGACCACCCTGATCGCCTCGCCGGACAGGTCGGTGCCTGTACGGGTGAACCCGACGGGCACGCCATGGCTGGCGACGGCGGGCAGCGGCGACGTGCTGTCGGGCCTGGCGGGCTCACTGCTGGCGTCGGGCCTGGAGGCGAGGGACGCGGCATCGGCGGCGGCGTATCTGCACGGCTTGGCGGGGCGCTTGGCGTCCCGGGGGGCGCCGGTGGCGGCGCATGAGGTGGCGGAGGGGGTGCGGGAGGCTTGGAGGAGTGTGGGTGGGGGTGAGTGA
- a CDS encoding holo-ACP synthase, translating into MIIGVGIDVAEIDRFGESLLRTPQMVERLFSERELLLPSGERRGTASLAARFAAKEAVAKALGAPGGLRWLDAEVYVEESGQPRLRVLGTVAARAAELGVRNWHVSLSHDAGVASAVVIAEG; encoded by the coding sequence GTGATCATCGGGGTGGGGATCGACGTCGCGGAGATCGACCGGTTCGGGGAGTCGCTGCTGCGTACCCCCCAGATGGTCGAACGGCTCTTCTCGGAGCGGGAGTTGCTGCTGCCGAGCGGTGAGCGGCGCGGTACGGCGTCCCTCGCGGCGCGGTTCGCCGCGAAGGAGGCCGTGGCGAAGGCGCTGGGCGCGCCCGGGGGGCTGCGCTGGCTCGACGCGGAGGTGTACGTCGAGGAGAGCGGGCAGCCGAGGCTGCGCGTGCTCGGGACGGTGGCGGCGCGGGCGGCGGAGCTGGGGGTACGGAACTGGCACGTGTCGCTGAGCCATGACGCGGGGGTGGCTTCGGCGGTGGTGATCGCGGAGGGGTGA